One genomic window of Mastomys coucha isolate ucsf_1 unplaced genomic scaffold, UCSF_Mcou_1 pScaffold8, whole genome shotgun sequence includes the following:
- the LOC116083941 gene encoding zinc finger protein 728-like isoform X1, translating into MEEMLSFKDVAIDFSAEEWECLGPTQWSLYRDVMLENYSHLVFLGLSSSKPYLVTFLEQMQEPSDMKRGAATTVHPGQKCYSCTECGKVFEWTKVFQNHQKTDLGVRPYKCEGCAKYLHIPSLLSEEKRIQTGEKPYRCEVCGKAFCIPLLLSKHKIIHTGENPYKCEVCGKAFQHPSRLSRHKKIHSEEKPYKCEVCGKAFHFPSLLLVHKRVHTGEKPYKCEICGKAFHYPSILSKHKRIHTGEKPYKCEICGKAFHISSFLSKHKIIHRGEKPYKCEVCGKAFCIPLLLSKHKIIHIGENHYNSQVCSKAFIYPSRLSKHKKIHTREKPYKCEVCGKAFRFPSLLLIHKGIHTGEKPYKCGDCGKAFHYPSLLSKHKRIHTGEKPYQCEVCGKDFHLSSSLSKHRIIHTGEKPYKCEVCGKAFRFSSSLSKHKRNHTGKKPYKCEECGKAFHFPSILLKHKISHTGEKPYNCDLCGKAFHYPSLLSKHKMIHTGEKPYKCDVCGRAFHYPSKLSNHKKIHTGEKPYKCEVCGNVFCFASSLSKHKRIHTGENPYKCEVCGKAFYYPSLLSKHKVIHTGEKPYKCDLCGKAFYYPSLLSKHKVIHTGKKPYKCEVCGKAFHYPSRLSKHKKIHGAGDMAQQLRELTVLSIVLS; encoded by the exons ATGGAG gaAATGCTGTCATTCAAGGATGTGGCCATTGATTTCTCTGCAGAGGAGTGGGAATGCCTTGGTCCTACTCAATGGAGTTTGTACAGGGATGTGATGTTGGAGAATTACAGCCACCTTGTGTTCCTGG GTCTTTCTTCCTCTAAGCCATACCTGGTCACATTTCTGGAGCAAATGCAAGAGCCTTCAGATATGAAGAGAGGAGCAGCTACCACTGTGCATCCAG GACAGAAATGCTACTCATGCACAGAATGTGGCAAAGTCTTTGAGTGGACAAAAGTGTTTCAAAATCACCAGAAAACTGATTTAGGAGTGAGGCCCTACAAGTGTGAAGGATGTGCCAAGTACTTACATATTCCATCAttactttctgaagagaaaagaatTCAGACAGGAGAAAAACCTTACAGATGTGAAGTTTGTGGGAAGGCCTTCTGCATTCCATTATTACTTTCTAAACACAAGataattcatacaggagagaatcCCTACAAGTGTGAAGTATGTGGCAAGGCTTTCCAACATCCATCAAGACTTTCCAGACATAAGAAAATTCATTCAGAAGAGAAACCATACAAGTGTGAAGTATGTGGCAAGGCCTTCCATTTTCCATCATTACTTTTGGTACACAAGAGAGTTCATACAGGAGAaaaaccctacaagtgtgaaaTATGTGGCAAGGCCTTCCATTATCCATCAATACTCTCGAAACACAAgcgaattcatacaggagagaaaccctacaagtgtgaaaTATGTGGCAAGGCATTCCACATTTCATCATTTCTTTCTAAACACAAAATAATTCATAGAG GAGAaaaaccctacaagtgtgaagtATGTGGCAAGGCCTTCTGCATTCCATTATTACTTTCCAAACACAAGATAATTCATATAGGAGAGAATCACTATAACAGTCAAGTATGTAGCAAGGCCTTCATTTATCCTTCAAGACTTTCTAAGCATAAGAAAATTCATACAAGAGAGAAACCGTACAAGTGTGAAGTATGTGGAAAGGCCTTCCGCTTTCCATCATTACTATTAATACACAAGggaattcatactggagaaaaaccctacAAGTGTGGAGATTGTGGGAAGGCCTTCCATTATCCATCACTACTTTCTAAACAcaagagaattcatacaggagaaaaaCCATACCAGTGTGAAGTATGTGGCAAGGACTTCCATCTTTCATCATCACTATCTAAACACAGGATAATTCATACAGGAGAAAAGCCATACAAGTGTGAAGTATGTGGGAAGGCCTTCCGCTTTTCATCATCATTGTCTAAACACAAGAGAAATCATACAGGAAagaaaccctacaagtgtgaagaatgtggcaaGGCCTTCCATTTTCCATCAATACTTTTGAAACACAAGATAagtcatactggagagaaaccctacaattGTGACCTATGTGGCAAGGCCTTCCATTATCCATCATTACTTTCTAAACACAAGATGATTCATACAGGAGAAAAACCCTACAAGTGTGATGTATGTGGCAGGGCCTTCCATTATCCTTCAAAACTTTCCAACCATAAgaaaattcatacaggagagaaaccatacAAGTGTGAAGTATGTGGAAATGTCTTCTGTTTTGCATCGTCACTTTCTAAACACAAGAGAATTCACACAGGAGAGAATCCATACAAGTGTGAAGTATGTGGCAAGGCCTTCTATTATCCATCATTACTTTCTAAACACAAGGTaattcatacaggagaaaaaCCCTACAAGTGTGACTTATGTGGCAAGGCCTTCTATTATCCATCCTTACTTTCTAAACACAAGGTAATTCATACAGGAAAaaaaccctacaagtgtgaagtATGTGGCAAAGCCTTCCATTATCCATCACGACTTTCCAAGCATAAGAAAAttcatggtgctggagacatggctcagcagttaagggaacTGACTGTGCTTTCAATTGTGctttcctga
- the LOC116083941 gene encoding zinc finger protein 728-like isoform X2, translating to MEEMLSFKDVAIDFSAEEWECLGPTQWSLYRDVMLENYSHLVFLGLSSSKPYLVTFLEQMQEPSDMKRGAATTVHPGQKCYSCTECGKVFEWTKVFQNHQKTDLGVRPYKCEGCAKYLHIPSLLSEEKRIQTGEKPYRCEVCGKAFCIPLLLSKHKIIHTGENPYKCEVCGKAFHYPSLLSKHKIIHTGEKLYKCEVCGQAFHVPSKLSHHKIIHKGEKPYKCEVCGKAFCIPLLLSKHKIIHIGENHYNSQVCSKAFIYPSRLSKHKKIHTREKPYKCEVCGKAFRFPSLLLIHKGIHTGEKPYKCGDCGKAFHYPSLLSKHKRIHTGEKPYQCEVCGKDFHLSSSLSKHRIIHTGEKPYKCEVCGKAFRFSSSLSKHKRNHTGKKPYKCEECGKAFHFPSILLKHKISHTGEKPYNCDLCGKAFHYPSLLSKHKMIHTGEKPYKCDVCGRAFHYPSKLSNHKKIHTGEKPYKCEVCGNVFCFASSLSKHKRIHTGENPYKCEVCGKAFYYPSLLSKHKVIHTGEKPYKCDLCGKAFYYPSLLSKHKVIHTGKKPYKCEVCGKAFHYPSRLSKHKKIHGAGDMAQQLRELTVLSIVLS from the exons ATGGAG gaAATGCTGTCATTCAAGGATGTGGCCATTGATTTCTCTGCAGAGGAGTGGGAATGCCTTGGTCCTACTCAATGGAGTTTGTACAGGGATGTGATGTTGGAGAATTACAGCCACCTTGTGTTCCTGG GTCTTTCTTCCTCTAAGCCATACCTGGTCACATTTCTGGAGCAAATGCAAGAGCCTTCAGATATGAAGAGAGGAGCAGCTACCACTGTGCATCCAG GACAGAAATGCTACTCATGCACAGAATGTGGCAAAGTCTTTGAGTGGACAAAAGTGTTTCAAAATCACCAGAAAACTGATTTAGGAGTGAGGCCCTACAAGTGTGAAGGATGTGCCAAGTACTTACATATTCCATCAttactttctgaagagaaaagaatTCAGACAGGAGAAAAACCTTACAGATGTGAAGTTTGTGGGAAGGCCTTCTGCATTCCATTATTACTTTCTAAACACAAGataattcatacaggagagaatcCCTACAAGTGTGAAGTATGTGGCAAG GCCTTCCATTATCCATCATTACTTTCTAAACACAAGATaattcatacaggagaaaaaCTCTACAAGTGTGAAGTATGTGGCCAGGCATTCCATGTTCCATCAAAACTTTCTCATCACAAGATAATTCATAAAGGAGAaaaaccctacaagtgtgaagtATGTGGCAAGGCCTTCTGCATTCCATTATTACTTTCCAAACACAAGATAATTCATATAGGAGAGAATCACTATAACAGTCAAGTATGTAGCAAGGCCTTCATTTATCCTTCAAGACTTTCTAAGCATAAGAAAATTCATACAAGAGAGAAACCGTACAAGTGTGAAGTATGTGGAAAGGCCTTCCGCTTTCCATCATTACTATTAATACACAAGggaattcatactggagaaaaaccctacAAGTGTGGAGATTGTGGGAAGGCCTTCCATTATCCATCACTACTTTCTAAACAcaagagaattcatacaggagaaaaaCCATACCAGTGTGAAGTATGTGGCAAGGACTTCCATCTTTCATCATCACTATCTAAACACAGGATAATTCATACAGGAGAAAAGCCATACAAGTGTGAAGTATGTGGGAAGGCCTTCCGCTTTTCATCATCATTGTCTAAACACAAGAGAAATCATACAGGAAagaaaccctacaagtgtgaagaatgtggcaaGGCCTTCCATTTTCCATCAATACTTTTGAAACACAAGATAagtcatactggagagaaaccctacaattGTGACCTATGTGGCAAGGCCTTCCATTATCCATCATTACTTTCTAAACACAAGATGATTCATACAGGAGAAAAACCCTACAAGTGTGATGTATGTGGCAGGGCCTTCCATTATCCTTCAAAACTTTCCAACCATAAgaaaattcatacaggagagaaaccatacAAGTGTGAAGTATGTGGAAATGTCTTCTGTTTTGCATCGTCACTTTCTAAACACAAGAGAATTCACACAGGAGAGAATCCATACAAGTGTGAAGTATGTGGCAAGGCCTTCTATTATCCATCATTACTTTCTAAACACAAGGTaattcatacaggagaaaaaCCCTACAAGTGTGACTTATGTGGCAAGGCCTTCTATTATCCATCCTTACTTTCTAAACACAAGGTAATTCATACAGGAAAaaaaccctacaagtgtgaagtATGTGGCAAAGCCTTCCATTATCCATCACGACTTTCCAAGCATAAGAAAAttcatggtgctggagacatggctcagcagttaagggaacTGACTGTGCTTTCAATTGTGctttcctga